In one Cryptococcus deuterogattii R265 chromosome 9, complete sequence genomic region, the following are encoded:
- a CDS encoding STE/STE11/BCK1 protein kinase, translated as MSHHPQLSVSTGSAGAGPSTPTLPRRPQGARRRGVLPGLFIANPDNSDEESSPPKVGSQKSPSGVSPISVSSSSGKGRPSSVSIPPPESPPHSIRERGSLPYPPLPAPRSSPLPSISAFPSPQPSISTPLPAPTTYGHAPEISSGPPQPPPQPQRHLQRAFTTPVPEHTPRPFPEPYSSSTGTTSFHQQVPNSPSRALPPLPSPITRQSTVPSPVSPAHGQPYSAPPAYHPHNQTRVASPDDAISPATGSEHGSIMSTGIGHRNRSGSVQGQQVRLQVTTDNEAFHLVDITGINTAEGIREKVFSKLRIRDEDYPTLSMYRTEIGEPADEIPILPAALLNICRTLGDSRASLKFLVKQTDVPPSSAASVIPPVAAQTDYHPFRAAADLRRAGVPPITTDLSNPVLYRVSSRHSKEGSVSSASGEMLNRGELSASDWSDLGHEAEDWSGPGLSRSTRKSVLQNAGVRLSTSTGGSRSPVTEHSASLGTSSPALPTPPIPPHSASLQAGEPSIHSSPSSRPSSKHYEFNEFSLPPQFDHFKPSNAASAFPPSGTSISDAYQNENATAGPSRPAMSQEQDSQGLGLSLDDDIDPETRALIEQFQREEQEAQRKEEERKRQLEADEELAKREQQSERELWEMMQQMQKEQRQREQAQIAEDEARARQVEEEQRQEEEQRQALEAARAAWEAEQREQREQREQREQQESRFHTFEKDRRQRQQFFQNRARMGAPLDDSTAWESTWMVGPSTEGSLSSRRPSEGRLPMVQTSAPRTSQTQSPALPPRQTGQPMYQPSQSQYLPDFAYSHRRPSGFPNTPYAETSHAQERLHDPRLQQATGRSPAPGQRGQTSNTPRSESQRIRHPFSYAAHELSNEHLQTPALSTTRSVDNLRMTSGPLGMTSHQSQVYGPLRTSITPAPGFAEHRNIQPAAASATSYRSPSSDRARDGRYPESLHSSSRGVATMAPTAIDTGLVPFPSPHPNSATSSASWRSHPQQFNSLPRSARGPTFDITRPNTVHYDRSPPPPTSPETTIPPRRPSTYYDDVHVPDTARTVIEDVATVRRPSSPFPWGGRARSGSTSTPYRTESPVPVEQPRISEASVFDDTESQLPYAHNTSPRSSWLSVSRAGAGRSDSDTLSVAGTVSSEATVRPGKGMGEDNDTNSGDTAKAGQWDRHLQEMIAKMGPGNEEGTLRPRKEEEEDEATLFITPPVRASETTPSGTSAIRPSPSKPNLIVNTAALSQQAYHQLNPVLSASTPSDSATESEGTGEGDGEIEGSNLKRGKSFAHPRDPNQWNFRPEPEQLYENLDRVFPQIDLDRPIVQGAESTPSTPGMESPSRVEIIGGLPLPAGAAPGRQGGPQAGSGPLGRAPQAAGPPSAPAGGFNRSKFNKAENRRSIRVVADHKRRTLQRQISRHENLPPEYDIGAEEVNSVMDDRVVNPRSEEQRKKENRRSSSMWDHKLVEVTRFARAQANREADIPESPASDGKPGTVNWVKGELIGKGSYGRVYIALNVTTGDMMAVKQVELPATEIERHDSRQQGMIKALRDEIELLKGLEHKNIVAYLGYETSPEYLSIFLEYVPGGTIASIYRTPNQARFEPQLVRFFTEQILEGLAYLHSKNIWHRDLKGDNILVDAQGICKISDFGISKQTADAYDSFGQATNMKGSVFWMAPEVIHSYSERSYSGKVDIWSLGCVVLEMWTGKRPWGDMEQFAAMFELFNKRSRPPLPPDIVLSSVALDFLNEKCLATDPRNRPMARDLLQHEFIRDKDLTWTFKDSKIGKAVAKRGAKRPQA; from the exons CGTCGGCGCGGTGTTTTGCCTGGGCTATTTATCGCAAACCCAGACAACTCCGATGAGGAAAGCTCCCCACCCAAAGTTGGAAGCCAAAAATCACCATCAGGAGTATCACCTATCAGTGTATCGTCGAGCTCCGGGAAAGGTCGTCCTAGTTCAGTATCCATCCCTCCGCCAGAATCACCACCGCATAGCATCAGAGAGCGAGGAAGCTTGCCTtatcctccacttcctgCACCTAGATCTTCCCCTTTACCTTCTATATCGGCATTCCCAAGCCCACAGCCATCGATATCGACACCATTGCCTGCGCCAACAACATATGGTCATGCTCCAGAAATATCGTCTGGACCACCGCAGCCACCCCCTCAACCGCAGCGACATCTTCAACGAGCGTTTACAACCCCAGTTCCGGAACATACACCTCGACCCTTTCCAGAACCTTATTCTTCAAGCACAGGGACAACGTCATTCCACCAACAAGTTCCTAACTCTCCATCGCGTGCTCTTCCGCCACTGCCATCGCCCATCACACGGCAGTCCACTGTGCCTTCTCCCGTATCCCCGGCGCACGGGCAACCATATTCCGCTCCTCCCGCGTATCATCCCCATAATCAAACAAGAGTGGCAAGTCCTGACGATGCGATAAGCCCTGCCACTGGCAGCGAACATGGGAGCATCATGAGTACGGGAATAGGACATAGAAATCGGTCTGGTTCAGTGCAGGGGCAACAGGTCAGACTGCAAGTGACGACTGACAACGAGGCATTCCATTTGGTTGATATCACAGGGATAAATACTGCTGAAGGTATACGTGAAAAAGTATTTTCAAAA CTGCGTATtcgagatgaagattaCCCAACTCTGTCAATGTATCGTACCGAAATTGGAGAGCCGGCAGATGAAATACCTATATTACCCGCTGCCCTTCTTAACATATGCCGTACCCTGGGAGACTCTCGAGCTAGCCTCAAATTCTTAGTCAAGCAAACCGATGTTCCACCATCATCCGCCGCATCTGTCATTCCACCGGTTGCCGCTCAAACCGATTATCATCCTTTTCGCGCAGCAGCGGACCTTCGGCGTGCAGGAGTTCCCCCGATAACGACAGATTTATCTAATCCAGTACTTTACCGTGTCTCAAGTCGTCACTCAAAAGAAGGTAGTGTGAGTAGTGCCAGCGGAGAAATGCTCAATCGAGGAGAACTTAGTGCTAGTGACTGGAGTGATTTGGGACATGAAGCAGAGGACTGGTCAGGGCCAGGTTTGTCAAGGAGCACAAGAAAGTCTGTGTTACAGAATGCGGGTGTGCGACTATCGACTTCAACGGGCGGATCGAGATCTCCTGTCACAGAGCACTCAGCTTCATTAGGTACGAGCTCTCCAGCTTTGCCCACACCACCtattcctcctcattccGCCTCACTACAGGCTGGCGAGCCTTCCATTCATTCGTCCCCTTCCAGCCGACCGTCTAGCAAACATTACGAATTCAACGAATTCTCTTTACCTCCTCAATTCGACCATTTTAAACCTTCCAATGCTGCGTCtgcctttcctccttctggaaCCTCAATCAGCGACGCATATCAAAACGAAAACGCAACTGCTGGTCCTAGCCGTCCAGCAATGAGTCAAGAGCAAGACAGTCAAGGACTCGGGCTTAGTTTGGATGATGACATTGACCCAGAGACTCGCGCACTGATAGAGCAGTTCCAAAGGGAGGAGCAAGAGGCgcaaagaaaggaggaagaaagaaagaggcagctcgaagctgatgaagaaCTGGCAAAAAGAGAGCAACAGAGCGAAAGAGAGCTGTGGGAGATGATGCAGCAAATGcagaaggagcagagaCAGAGAGAACAGGCGCAAATCgcggaagatgaagctAGAGCT AGGCAGGTAGAGGAGGAacaaaggcaagaagaagaacagagaCAAGCACTAGAAGCAGCTCGTGCGGCGTGGGAGGCGGAACAGCGGGAACAAAGGGAACAGCGAGAGCAGCGAGAGCAGCAGGAGAGTCGGTTTCATACATTTGAAAAAGATAGGCGGCAGAGACAACAGTTCTTTCAGAACAGAGCTAGGATGGGCGCCCCTTTGGATGATTCGACGGCATGGGAGTCTACTTGGATGGTCGGCCCTTCAACAGAAGGGTCACTCTCGTCAAGAAGGCCCTCAGAGGGACGACTGCCCATGGTGCAGACATCGGCGCCAAGAACTAGTCAGACTCAGTCGCCAGCGCTACCACCACGGCAAACCGGTCAGCCTATGTACCAGCCATCGCAGTCGCAGTACCTGCCGGACTTCGCGTACTCTCACCGCCGACCGTCTGGGTTCCCCAATACTCCTTACGCTGAAACCTCGCATGCGCAAGAGCGACTACATGACCCCCGATTGCAACAGGCGACGGGACGTTCACCAGCTCCGGGGCAGCGCGGGCAGACGTCCAATACCCCCCGCTCGGAATCTCAGCGTATTCGACATCCTTTCAGCTACGCTGCTCATGAGCTAAGTAATGAGCATCTTCAAACCCCTGCACTGTCCACCACTAGATCTGTGGATAATTTGAGGATGACCAGCGGGCCACTTGGTATGACTTCTCACCAGAGCCAAGTCTACGGGCCTCTGAGAACATCAATCACCCCTGCTCCAGGATTTGCAGAACACCGCAATATTCAACCTGCAGCTGCTTCCGCAACGTCGTATCGCAGTCCATCATCGGACAGGGCCAGAGACGGGAGGTATCCTGAATCCTTgcattcttcatctcgGGGGGTGGCAACCATGGCACCAACTGCAATTGATACAGGTCTcgtcccattcccatcacCGCATCCGAACAGCGCGACATCTTCGGCTTCCTGGCGAAGTCACCCACAGCAGTTCAATTCTTTACCCAGATCGGCTCGTGGTCCAACATTCGATATCACACGACCCAACACTGTACACTACGACCgatctccacctcctcccacctCGCCTGAAACCACAATTCCGCCTCGCCGACCATCTACGTATTACGACGACGTTCATGTTCCAGACACTGCTCGCACTGTCATCGAAGATGTTGCAACTGTTCGTCGGccgtcttctccattcccttGGGGCGGTCGAGCTAGAAGCGGTAGCACATCAACTCCATACCGCACAGAATCACCCGTCCCGGTCGAGCAACCTAGGATCAGTGAGGCAAGTGTATTTGACGATACCGAATCACAATTGCCCTATGCCCATAACACAAGCCCTCGATCCAGTTGGCTATCAGTTTCCAGGGCTGGTGCTGGTCGAAGCGACTCTGACACTTTGTCTGTAGCTGGCACTGTTAGCAGCGAAGCGACAGTTAGGCCAGGAAAGGGCATGGGTGAAGACAATGACACAAATTCGGGTGACACGGCAAAAGCTGGGCAATGGGACAGACATCTACAGGAGATGATCGCGAAAATGGGGCCAGGAAACGAAGAGGGGACTTTGAGaccaaggaaggaagaagaagaagatgaagcaaCATTGTTTATCACACCGCCTGTCCGGGCATCAGAAACGACTCCGTCCGGCACAAGCGCCATACGTCCATCACCTTCGAAACCTAATCTCATCGTTAACACCGCTGCTTTGAGTCAGCAGGCGTATCATCAACTTAATCCTGTACTGTCGGCTAGTACGCCATCAGATAGTGCAACAGAGTCTGAAGGCACgggtgaaggtgatggtgagATTGAGGGATCCAACCTCAAGCGCGGTAAATCCTTTGCTCACCCGAGAGACCCCAATCAATGGAATTTCCGTCCGGAACCTGAGCAACTGTATGAAAATCTCGACAGGGTTTTCCCGCAGATCGATTTGGATAGACCTATTGTGCAAGGGGCTGAGTCGACGCCGTCGACGCCTGGGATGGAATCGCCCAGTCGAGTAGAGATTATTGGTGGATTACCACTGCCTGCAGGTGCAGCTCCCGGTAGACAAGGTGGTCCTCAGGCTGGGTCAGGACCTTTGGGTAGGGCGCCCCAAGCAGCGGGACCTCCTTCGGCACCTGCTGGAGGTTTCAATAGATCAAAGTTCAATAAAGCGGAGAATCGCAGGTCAATTCGAGTTGTTGCCGATCACAAACGTCGCACCCTCCAGCGTCAAATCTCGCGACACGAAAACCTTCCACCAGAATATGACATCGGTGCTGAAGAGGTCAATTCTGTCATGGATGATCGAGTTGTGAACCCGAGAAGTGAAGagcagagaaagaaggaaaacaGGCGAAGCTCGAGCATGTGGGATCATAAGTTGGTGGAGGTTACGAGGTTCGCACGAGCTCAGGCCAATCGCGAAGCTGATATCCCTGAGTCACCTGCCTCTGATGGCAAGCCTGGCACTGTGAACTGGGTTAAAGGCGAGCTTATCGGGAAAGGCTCTTACGGTAGGGTGTATATCGCGCTCAATGTTACAACAGGAGATATGATGGCCGTCAAACAGGTCGAATTGCCGGCGACAGAAATTGAAAGGCATGACTCAAGGCAGCAAGGGATGATCAAAGCGTTACGGGATGAAATCGAATTGCTGAAGGGTTTAGAGCATAAGAACATTGTGGCGTATCTGG GATACGAAACAAGCCCCGAGTATTTGTCCAT TTTTCTTGAATATGTTCCCGGTGGTACCATTGCCTCAATCTACCGCACTCCGAACCAAGCCCGTTTCGAGCCTCAGCTTGTCAGATTCTTTACTGAGCAGATTCTAGAAGGGTTGGCTTACTTGCACTCAAAAAATATATGGCATCGA GATCTCAAAGGTGATAACATCTTGGTGGATGCGCAGGGCATATGTAAAATCTCAGACTTTGGAATTTCCAAGCAAACCG CCGATGCTTATGACTCCTTTGGTCAAGCTACCAACATGAAAGGCTCCGTCTTTTGGATGGCACCTGAGGTTATTCACTCTTATTCTGAGCGCTCATACTCCGGAAAGGTTGACATCTGGAGTTTGGGATGTGTTGTGCTTGAAATGTGGACTGGAAAGAGGCCGTGGGGCGACATGGAGCAATTCGCTGCCATGTTTGAG ctcttcaacaaaCGATCTAGAccgcctcttccgcctGATATCGTTCTTTCATCTGTTGCTCTCGACTTTCTCAACGAAAAGTGTCTTGCTACAGACCCTCGCAATCGCCCCATGGCGCgtgaccttcttcaacacGAGTTCATAAGAGATAAGGACTTGACTTGGACTTTCAAAGATAGCAAAATTGGAAAAGCTGTCGCAAAGAGGGGAGCGAAACGACCCCAAGCATGA